A single genomic interval of Halococcus sediminicola harbors:
- a CDS encoding low temperature requirement protein A has protein sequence MSTNGSASTTRDAAGEEQDVTPLELFFDLVFVFAFTQVTGFLVENLTWTGMARGAALFAALWWAWVTYSWLTGAVPAEERLPARLVILTAMVAMLVVALAVPDAFGDDAVLFGGAYFVVRLLHVALYAVATPPETHDAVLRASPGFLGGPALLVLAGFLDGPLAAVLWVVALAVDYGIVFVRGVEGFHVNVGHFVERHRLVLIIALGESLVAIGVGAEGLNLSALVVLAALFGIVLVIALWWLYFDYVVLAAEQRLARESGHQQAILARDSYSYIHLSMVGSIIFIALGIEQTIAHAGEPLGTVAAVALFGGGALYLLGHNAFRFRDHGTVSILRLVVAVVALVLLIVAVRVPAIVALAVLTALFVGLAAYETVRSEHRSRFRAG, from the coding sequence ATGAGTACGAACGGCTCGGCGTCTACGACGCGAGATGCTGCCGGCGAAGAACAGGACGTCACTCCCTTGGAGCTGTTTTTCGATCTGGTGTTCGTGTTCGCGTTCACTCAGGTTACCGGCTTCCTCGTCGAGAACCTCACGTGGACCGGGATGGCGCGTGGCGCGGCGCTGTTCGCGGCACTATGGTGGGCGTGGGTCACCTACTCGTGGCTCACTGGTGCAGTGCCCGCCGAGGAGCGCCTCCCCGCACGGCTGGTGATTCTCACCGCGATGGTGGCCATGCTCGTCGTTGCGCTCGCGGTCCCTGACGCGTTCGGCGACGACGCGGTACTGTTCGGGGGCGCTTACTTCGTCGTTCGACTGTTGCACGTCGCACTCTACGCGGTCGCCACCCCGCCTGAAACCCACGACGCGGTCCTACGAGCTTCACCGGGATTCTTGGGTGGACCGGCGCTGCTCGTTCTCGCTGGGTTCCTCGACGGGCCGCTTGCAGCCGTCCTCTGGGTCGTGGCACTCGCTGTCGATTACGGCATCGTGTTCGTCCGCGGTGTCGAGGGGTTTCACGTCAACGTCGGACACTTCGTCGAACGTCACCGGCTCGTGCTCATCATCGCGCTGGGCGAGTCGCTCGTCGCCATCGGCGTCGGAGCCGAAGGGTTGAACCTCAGCGCTTTGGTCGTTCTCGCGGCGTTGTTCGGCATCGTTCTCGTCATCGCGCTGTGGTGGCTCTACTTCGATTACGTCGTGCTCGCCGCAGAACAGCGCCTCGCCAGAGAGAGCGGCCACCAACAAGCGATACTGGCGCGCGATTCCTACAGCTACATCCACCTGTCGATGGTCGGGAGCATCATCTTCATCGCACTCGGAATCGAGCAGACGATCGCCCATGCCGGCGAGCCGCTCGGGACAGTCGCCGCCGTCGCGCTCTTCGGTGGCGGTGCACTCTATCTGCTCGGCCACAATGCCTTCCGGTTCCGCGACCACGGCACCGTCAGTATCCTCCGACTCGTCGTGGCGGTCGTTGCTCTCGTGTTGCTCATCGTGGCCGTGCGGGTTCCGGCTATCGTTGCCCTCGCGGTTCTCACCGCGCTATTCGTCGGACTCGCGGCTTACGAGACGGTGCGTTCCGAACACCGGAGCAGATTCCGTGCAGGCTGA
- a CDS encoding L-lactate MFS transporter, with translation MSSTKTGKNRWLIAASAVAIHLSIGSIYAYSIYQIPLNEAQGWSTGSVTTAFSIAVFVLGITAAFLGSYVEKYGPRKSGLAAAVLYGLGMVGSGVSVLLGSLPLFLATFGVVGGMGIGLGYITPIGTLVEWFPDRRGMATGLAVMGFGAGALLTGPLGNFLIQGYGVATAFFALGILYFVLMAAGSSYLAKPPDGWLPDGMENTPENREEARSALSGITNLTAKEARTSPRFWMVWLIVFINVSAGIMLLAFASPMLQQIAGASATTAAFITGYIGIFNGGGRIVWATLSDYIGRTTTYAAFFAIQIVAFFVMPQITGVWFLAGIIFLVITCYGGGFSCLPAYLSDLFGTKEVSAIHGYALTAWGVAGVAGPQLASLILESTGNYTSALYIMNGALVVGLVTVGVLRWRIGKLQGASHPAGTATEAATD, from the coding sequence GTGTCAAGCACGAAAACGGGCAAGAATCGGTGGTTGATCGCGGCGTCGGCCGTGGCGATCCACCTCTCGATCGGGAGTATCTACGCGTACAGCATCTACCAGATACCGCTGAACGAGGCACAGGGGTGGAGTACGGGCAGCGTGACCACCGCGTTCTCCATTGCGGTGTTCGTCCTCGGCATCACGGCCGCCTTCCTCGGGAGCTACGTTGAAAAGTACGGTCCCCGGAAATCCGGGCTGGCCGCGGCCGTCCTCTATGGTCTCGGGATGGTCGGCTCCGGCGTGAGCGTTCTTCTTGGGAGTCTCCCGCTGTTTCTCGCTACCTTCGGCGTGGTCGGCGGGATGGGTATCGGCCTCGGATACATCACGCCTATCGGGACGCTCGTCGAGTGGTTTCCCGACCGCCGCGGGATGGCGACCGGGCTCGCGGTGATGGGCTTCGGTGCCGGCGCGCTACTCACCGGTCCCCTTGGAAACTTCCTGATTCAGGGCTACGGCGTCGCAACGGCGTTTTTCGCCCTGGGTATCCTCTATTTCGTCCTGATGGCGGCGGGGTCGAGCTATCTCGCCAAGCCGCCGGACGGATGGCTTCCCGACGGAATGGAGAACACGCCGGAGAACCGGGAGGAAGCCAGAAGCGCGCTGTCGGGAATCACCAACCTCACCGCCAAGGAGGCGCGCACGTCGCCGCGCTTCTGGATGGTCTGGCTCATCGTCTTCATCAACGTCTCGGCGGGCATCATGCTGCTCGCGTTCGCCTCGCCGATGCTCCAGCAGATCGCCGGCGCGAGCGCGACGACCGCCGCGTTCATCACCGGCTACATCGGCATCTTCAACGGCGGCGGCCGCATCGTCTGGGCCACCCTCTCGGACTACATCGGCCGAACGACGACGTACGCGGCCTTTTTCGCCATTCAGATCGTGGCCTTCTTCGTGATGCCACAGATCACGGGCGTCTGGTTCCTTGCAGGGATCATCTTCCTCGTCATCACGTGTTACGGTGGCGGCTTTTCCTGTCTGCCGGCGTACCTCAGCGATCTCTTCGGGACGAAGGAAGTCAGCGCGATCCACGGCTACGCGCTCACGGCGTGGGGTGTCGCCGGCGTGGCCGGCCCACAGCTTGCCTCTCTCATCCTCGAATCGACGGGGAACTACACGAGCGCGCTGTACATCATGAACGGCGCGCTCGTCGTGGGGCTCGTGACGGTCGGCGTCCTCCGCTGGCGGATCGGCAAACTCCAGGGCGCGAGCCATCCCGCCGGGACCGCAACCGAAGCGGCGACCGACTGA
- a CDS encoding Rieske (2Fe-2S) protein, translated as MTDFVSVATTDELDDGEGTVVEANGHTIALFRVEGDFYAIGNECTHEGGPLGEGDLDGTTVTCPWHGARFDVTSGKVLEPPADDSEPEYEVHIDGDTVRVGV; from the coding sequence ATGACGGACTTCGTCTCGGTGGCGACGACCGACGAACTCGACGACGGCGAGGGAACCGTCGTCGAAGCGAACGGCCACACGATCGCACTCTTCAGAGTCGAGGGCGACTTTTACGCCATCGGCAACGAGTGTACGCATGAGGGTGGACCGCTCGGTGAGGGGGACCTCGATGGAACGACTGTCACCTGTCCGTGGCATGGCGCACGGTTCGACGTCACCTCCGGCAAGGTGCTCGAACCGCCCGCCGACGATTCGGAGCCGGAATACGAGGTCCACATCGACGGTGATACGGTTCGCGTCGGCGTTTGA
- a CDS encoding molybdopterin oxidoreductase family protein, which yields MNEPREDTKSICPLCAVGCSVRYDETTGRARGWPGAPVNANGELCPKGIAAFDVFDDEDRLTRPLMRRDGDLEPVFWNEAYDRIEREFERIITEHGPDALAFLGAPHCTNEENYLFGKLARSLGTNNVDNRARLCHDSTVSAMEERLGSGGMTNSIAGLTETGVFLIIGSNPADQQPVAFDSYVRPAVNGGAHLIHIDPRANTTTRLADTHIAPRPGTDALVVALFVKTILDEGLVDEEFVADRTEEFAAFAAAVGEMDGETLAERAGVDSTKIQAAARAFGGAERAAVVAGTGVEGDDPDDSATADALLNLLLLTGNLGKRGAGMNLFRGLNNEQGACDAGALPHQLPGGRPVADAAARAKVADVWGVEPPAAPGPTEIDLVRGFGEEIRGAFVLGENPAVTKLGTENVARGLRSLDFLLVQDVTHTETTAHADVVLPAGIWSEKAGTVTNIDRQVQRMRALESPPGAARSDFEVLCALGERLVGDGFDYENPQEVFAELTDVNPQYAGMSYEGIGTGSQRWPFPAGADEGTDVLHRGEFANGERRAPFVPVPLGESSDEDTDELVLLTGSRSGDVAATTMGSGMGRVDETLTIHPADADARGVADGERVVVESATGRVELTVEISESIRRGSVFVHAGIAEPLLGAGRTHVRIS from the coding sequence ATGAACGAGCCACGCGAGGACACCAAAAGCATCTGTCCGCTCTGTGCGGTCGGCTGTAGCGTCCGCTACGACGAGACGACCGGCCGCGCGCGCGGCTGGCCGGGCGCACCCGTCAACGCGAACGGAGAACTTTGCCCGAAAGGGATCGCGGCCTTCGACGTCTTCGACGACGAGGACCGACTTACTCGTCCATTGATGCGACGGGACGGCGACCTCGAGCCTGTTTTCTGGAACGAGGCCTACGACCGCATCGAGCGCGAGTTCGAGCGAATCATCACCGAACACGGCCCGGACGCGCTGGCATTTCTCGGTGCGCCACACTGCACGAACGAGGAGAACTACCTCTTCGGCAAGCTCGCGCGGAGCCTCGGCACGAACAACGTCGACAACCGCGCTCGGCTCTGCCACGACTCCACCGTGTCGGCGATGGAAGAGCGCCTCGGCTCCGGCGGAATGACGAACTCGATCGCTGGTCTCACAGAAACCGGGGTCTTTCTGATTATCGGGTCGAACCCGGCCGACCAGCAGCCGGTCGCGTTCGATTCGTACGTTCGGCCCGCAGTCAACGGTGGCGCACACCTGATCCACATCGACCCGCGCGCGAACACGACGACCCGCCTCGCCGACACGCACATCGCGCCGCGACCGGGCACGGACGCGCTCGTGGTCGCACTGTTCGTGAAGACGATTCTCGACGAGGGACTGGTCGACGAGGAGTTCGTCGCCGACCGAACCGAGGAATTCGCGGCGTTCGCCGCAGCAGTGGGGGAGATGGATGGCGAAACGCTCGCCGAGCGAGCGGGTGTCGATTCGACGAAAATCCAGGCAGCCGCCCGCGCGTTCGGTGGGGCCGAGCGGGCGGCCGTCGTCGCAGGCACCGGGGTTGAGGGCGACGACCCGGACGACAGCGCCACCGCCGACGCGCTGTTGAACCTCCTCTTGCTCACGGGGAATCTGGGCAAGCGCGGCGCGGGCATGAACCTCTTTCGCGGCCTCAACAACGAGCAGGGGGCCTGTGACGCCGGCGCGCTCCCCCACCAACTGCCCGGCGGTCGTCCCGTGGCCGACGCGGCGGCGCGTGCAAAGGTGGCCGACGTCTGGGGCGTCGAACCGCCCGCCGCGCCGGGACCGACGGAAATCGACCTCGTGCGTGGTTTTGGCGAAGAAATCCGCGGTGCGTTCGTTCTCGGCGAGAACCCCGCGGTGACGAAACTCGGGACTGAGAACGTCGCACGCGGCCTCCGATCGCTCGATTTCCTGCTCGTGCAGGACGTCACCCACACCGAGACGACCGCTCACGCGGACGTCGTGCTGCCGGCGGGTATTTGGTCGGAGAAGGCAGGAACGGTCACCAATATCGACCGACAGGTCCAGCGCATGCGCGCGCTCGAATCACCGCCGGGCGCGGCGCGCAGCGATTTCGAGGTTCTCTGTGCGCTCGGCGAGCGCCTCGTCGGTGATGGATTCGACTACGAGAATCCACAGGAGGTGTTCGCCGAACTCACCGACGTGAACCCACAGTACGCGGGCATGAGCTACGAGGGTATCGGCACGGGCAGCCAGCGCTGGCCGTTCCCCGCCGGCGCGGACGAAGGAACAGACGTCCTTCATCGGGGAGAGTTCGCCAACGGCGAGCGCCGCGCGCCGTTCGTGCCGGTCCCTCTCGGCGAGTCGTCCGACGAGGATACGGACGAACTGGTGTTGCTCACCGGTTCGCGCAGCGGCGACGTCGCCGCGACGACGATGGGAAGCGGAATGGGGAGAGTCGACGAGACACTCACCATCCATCCGGCGGATGCCGATGCCCGCGGAGTGGCCGACGGCGAGCGCGTCGTCGTCGAGAGCGCAACCGGACGCGTCGAACTCACAGTCGAAATCAGCGAGAGCATTCGACGGGGGAGCGTCTTCGTTCACGCGGGCATCGCCGAACCGCTGCTCGGGGCCGGACGAACGCACGTCCGGATTTCGTGA
- a CDS encoding enolase produces the protein MLYDHVGDLELRVDEYDLEQHERDTSSGFTRTTTVVSLHGDGETGQGEDVTYDNEAHYTLRDSSEEFPVTGEYTLDEFSERFSEIDLFVGNEPTQSIFRNYRRWAFESAALDLALKQAGTTLADRLDREYSPVRFVVSTRLQDPPTGDRIRDWLDRNPDLEFKLDPTSDWTAAVVERLADTDAVRALDLKGQYHGTTVDQPADPDLYERVVEGFPDALIEDPELNDDTRPLFEGHEERVTWDYPIRSVETVEDLPWEPMWLNIKPSRFGSVESLLDTIDYCRENDIGMFGGGQFELDVGREHIHAVASLFYPDAPNDVAPKEYNAPEPSSGLPSSPLSPPTSPQGLEWK, from the coding sequence ATGCTCTACGATCACGTCGGCGATCTCGAACTCCGAGTCGATGAGTACGATCTCGAACAACACGAGCGGGACACGTCGAGTGGTTTCACTCGCACGACGACCGTCGTCTCGTTGCACGGCGACGGCGAAACCGGGCAGGGCGAGGACGTTACCTACGACAACGAGGCCCACTACACTCTTCGCGATTCGTCCGAGGAATTCCCCGTCACGGGTGAATACACCCTCGACGAGTTCTCAGAACGGTTCTCCGAGATCGATCTCTTCGTCGGGAACGAACCGACCCAATCGATCTTCCGGAACTATCGGCGGTGGGCGTTCGAGAGCGCAGCACTGGATCTCGCGTTGAAGCAGGCGGGAACGACCCTCGCCGACCGACTCGACCGCGAGTATAGTCCTGTGCGATTCGTCGTGAGCACGCGGCTCCAGGACCCACCGACGGGCGACCGCATCCGCGACTGGCTCGACCGCAATCCCGATCTCGAATTCAAACTCGACCCGACCTCGGACTGGACCGCTGCGGTGGTCGAGCGATTGGCCGACACCGACGCCGTTCGTGCGCTCGACCTCAAAGGTCAGTACCATGGAACGACAGTGGACCAACCCGCCGACCCCGACCTCTACGAACGGGTCGTCGAGGGCTTTCCGGACGCGCTCATCGAGGACCCGGAACTGAACGACGACACGCGACCGCTATTCGAAGGCCACGAGGAGCGTGTGACGTGGGACTACCCGATTCGGAGCGTCGAGACCGTCGAAGACCTCCCGTGGGAGCCAATGTGGCTCAACATCAAGCCCTCGCGGTTCGGCTCCGTCGAATCGCTGCTCGATACGATCGATTACTGCCGGGAGAACGACATCGGAATGTTCGGTGGCGGTCAGTTCGAACTCGACGTCGGGCGCGAGCACATCCATGCGGTCGCGTCACTGTTCTATCCGGACGCGCCGAACGACGTCGCACCTAAGGAGTACAACGCCCCCGAGCCAAGTAGCGGTCTTCCATCGAGTCCGCTTTCGCCACCGACGTCCCCACAGGGACTCGAGTGGAAGTAA
- a CDS encoding BKACE family enzyme: protein MGYEAYLNGEPVVITAALTGGVHGKEANPNLPETPEEIGSAAADAESAGAAIVHLHARRENGERAFSTERFQAVTDAVRERTDDVIIQHSTGGTGAPIEQRRQSLHTDPSPEMASLDMGPLNRYVHLTSENTRATIDALYDEMADRGIKPELEVFNDGHRNEVHGLLERRDLDDPVYATLIFGSGTLTRPRPRNFLNAIDDLPDGAMFNTLGFGPHQLPFTTMGILFGGHVRVGLEDNVYYRRGDLAESTAQLVGRTADIAGILGREVATPTQARRILGL from the coding sequence ATGGGGTATGAGGCGTATCTGAACGGCGAACCCGTCGTCATCACCGCCGCGCTGACCGGCGGCGTCCACGGCAAGGAAGCGAATCCGAACCTTCCGGAGACACCGGAGGAGATCGGGAGCGCAGCCGCCGACGCGGAGTCCGCCGGTGCCGCCATCGTTCACCTCCACGCCCGACGAGAAAACGGTGAACGTGCCTTTTCGACCGAACGTTTTCAAGCAGTGACGGACGCTGTGCGTGAACGGACCGACGACGTCATCATCCAGCACTCGACCGGCGGGACTGGCGCACCGATCGAACAACGGCGGCAGTCGCTCCACACCGATCCGTCACCGGAGATGGCATCGCTCGATATGGGACCGCTGAATCGTTACGTCCACCTGACCAGCGAGAACACGCGCGCAACCATCGATGCACTCTACGACGAAATGGCTGACCGCGGCATCAAGCCGGAACTCGAAGTGTTCAACGATGGTCACCGTAACGAAGTCCACGGACTGCTCGAGAGACGCGATCTCGACGACCCCGTGTACGCGACGCTCATCTTCGGGTCGGGGACGCTCACGCGCCCACGTCCACGGAATTTCCTGAATGCCATCGATGACCTCCCCGACGGCGCGATGTTCAACACGCTTGGTTTCGGCCCGCATCAGCTTCCCTTTACCACGATGGGAATTCTCTTCGGTGGGCACGTCCGTGTCGGTCTCGAAGACAACGTCTATTACCGACGCGGCGACCTCGCGGAGAGTACTGCACAACTCGTCGGGAGAACCGCAGACATCGCCGGAATCCTCGGTCGGGAGGTCGCAACGCCGACGCAGGCACGACGGATCCTCGGCCTCTGA
- a CDS encoding cupin domain-containing protein — translation MTEPDTTAYHPFIGSEDEDEHIVLEDCEVDVRAHGPDKASEPHTHEETHIIFVRTGKMYWEVEGEEFHAEAGDTIVTPPETEHEFEVVGGEPTNTTCLIAPSRSSEDQGPSGTHEITKPDEV, via the coding sequence ATGACTGAACCCGACACAACAGCGTACCACCCGTTCATCGGAAGCGAGGACGAAGACGAACACATCGTGCTCGAAGACTGCGAAGTAGACGTGCGTGCTCACGGCCCAGACAAAGCCAGCGAGCCACACACGCACGAGGAGACGCACATCATCTTCGTGCGGACCGGCAAGATGTACTGGGAAGTCGAGGGCGAAGAGTTCCACGCGGAAGCCGGTGACACGATCGTCACGCCGCCCGAGACCGAGCACGAATTCGAGGTGGTCGGTGGCGAACCCACCAACACGACGTGTCTGATCGCTCCGTCCAGATCGTCCGAGGATCAAGGACCATCCGGGACACACGAGATCACCAAGCCCGACGAAGTCTGA
- a CDS encoding winged helix-turn-helix transcriptional regulator: MAVNKTRKEVDDLYDEGACSVIDSLEQIGSQWRLIVLHDLQEGEKRFNELKRSTDASSRTLSRVLSDLQETGFITRRLEEDAPVATYYALTEKGTSLCPVFDEIEAWAEEWVQEPTVSMNSD, from the coding sequence ATGGCAGTGAACAAGACGCGGAAGGAAGTGGACGACCTGTACGATGAGGGAGCGTGTTCGGTCATCGATTCGTTGGAGCAGATCGGGTCGCAGTGGCGACTCATCGTGCTGCACGACCTCCAAGAGGGTGAAAAGCGGTTCAACGAACTCAAGCGCTCCACTGACGCGAGCTCTCGAACGCTGTCACGCGTCCTGAGTGATCTTCAAGAGACGGGGTTCATTACGCGCCGACTCGAAGAGGACGCCCCCGTGGCGACGTACTACGCACTGACGGAGAAAGGGACATCGCTCTGTCCTGTCTTCGACGAAATCGAGGCGTGGGCCGAGGAGTGGGTTCAGGAACCCACAGTCAGCATGAATTCAGACTAA
- a CDS encoding CDGSH iron-sulfur domain-containing protein yields the protein MKEDIHQYSGEEIEVSYDVERCIHVRECVRGLPEVFDPDKRPWIDPDNAEAGELADVITACPTGALHFERTGDGPAETIPDENSVTVAPDGPLYLHGDIEITTPDDETLLADTRVALCRCGLSDNKPLCDNSHAKADFEADSSIPEDHEGAEDVDNGGTLQVVPKPDGPALLDGAFELHGTDDDSTVQDSDAALCRCGGSGTKPFCDGTHAEIGFSSEE from the coding sequence ATGAAAGAAGACATTCACCAATATTCCGGCGAGGAGATCGAGGTTAGCTATGACGTCGAACGGTGCATTCACGTCAGAGAGTGCGTCCGTGGATTGCCCGAGGTGTTCGACCCCGACAAGCGACCGTGGATCGACCCTGACAACGCCGAGGCCGGCGAGCTAGCGGACGTCATCACGGCATGTCCCACCGGTGCACTCCATTTCGAGCGAACGGGCGACGGTCCCGCAGAAACCATTCCGGACGAGAACTCGGTCACAGTGGCACCCGATGGACCGCTCTACCTCCACGGCGACATCGAGATTACGACACCCGACGACGAAACGCTGCTCGCGGACACACGGGTCGCGCTGTGTCGTTGTGGATTGTCGGATAACAAACCACTCTGTGACAACAGTCACGCGAAGGCCGACTTCGAGGCCGATAGTTCGATACCGGAAGACCACGAGGGAGCCGAAGACGTAGACAATGGAGGCACGCTGCAGGTGGTCCCGAAACCGGATGGACCAGCCCTCCTTGACGGCGCGTTCGAACTCCACGGGACGGACGACGACTCGACAGTCCAGGATAGCGATGCCGCTCTGTGCCGCTGTGGTGGTTCAGGGACCAAACCGTTCTGCGATGGAACGCACGCAGAGATCGGGTTTTCGAGCGAGGAATGA
- a CDS encoding molybdenum cofactor guanylyltransferase, with amino-acid sequence MASERSNPRRGGLVVAGGRSRRFGEQDKVIADLAGVPMVRRVADRLSDLDELLVSCRADQTAAIERALSGMDVRCVVDPEPDGGPMIGVHTGLRALDAEYAAVVAADMPFVDATLLSHLFERAAGHDAAVPRHEGWLQPTQAVYRTERMADACARALSRGDRELRAALSSLDCVVVEEDELREHADLRTFTNVNTREEFAAAERALEADDWSA; translated from the coding sequence ATCGCTTCCGAGCGCTCGAACCCACGGCGTGGCGGCCTCGTCGTCGCCGGTGGTCGCTCCAGACGGTTCGGCGAGCAGGACAAGGTCATCGCCGACCTCGCGGGCGTACCGATGGTTCGACGGGTCGCCGACCGGTTATCGGACCTCGACGAACTGCTCGTCAGCTGTCGTGCCGACCAGACGGCTGCAATCGAGCGGGCGCTTTCGGGGATGGACGTCCGGTGTGTCGTGGACCCCGAGCCCGACGGCGGACCGATGATCGGCGTCCACACCGGTCTTCGTGCGCTCGATGCCGAGTACGCCGCCGTCGTGGCCGCCGACATGCCGTTCGTCGACGCCACACTACTCTCGCACCTGTTCGAGCGCGCGGCGGGTCACGACGCGGCCGTGCCCCGACACGAGGGCTGGCTGCAACCCACACAGGCCGTCTATCGCACCGAACGAATGGCCGACGCCTGCGCGCGCGCGCTCTCCCGGGGCGATCGTGAACTTCGGGCAGCGCTATCGTCGCTCGATTGTGTCGTCGTGGAAGAAGACGAGCTTCGAGAGCACGCCGACCTGCGGACGTTCACGAACGTGAACACCCGTGAGGAGTTCGCCGCCGCCGAGCGGGCGCTCGAAGCCGATGACTGGTCGGCGTGA
- a CDS encoding ring-cleaving dioxygenase, protein MSPTTPGLHHVTAIASDPQRTAEFYVETLGLRFVKKTINHDDKYTYHLYFGDSEGTPGTNITLFPWGERGRSGRFGDGQTRTTAYFVPEGSLDYWRERLESHGISVDGPTERFGETVIEFDDPDGITLALVATGDAPDGQPWVDSPVPTEHQLRGFHSVTLAVSEIDPTATVLTDGLGYEFEFEENGRRRYRSDAGGPGSIIDIVETDHGRGRMGVGTVHHVAYKAEDTDEQEQWREQLSEQGLRVTDIVDRVYFKSIYFREPGGVLFEIATMEPGFTADQSQDELGRDLALPEWLEDERDEIESRLPSFESPSVDPDTNR, encoded by the coding sequence ATGTCACCGACAACACCGGGACTGCATCACGTGACTGCCATTGCGAGCGATCCGCAACGCACCGCCGAGTTCTACGTCGAAACGCTCGGTCTGCGATTCGTCAAGAAGACCATCAACCACGACGACAAGTACACCTATCACCTCTATTTCGGCGACAGCGAGGGCACGCCCGGGACGAACATCACGCTCTTCCCGTGGGGCGAGCGCGGCCGTTCGGGACGGTTCGGCGACGGACAAACCCGAACCACGGCATATTTCGTTCCCGAAGGCTCGCTCGACTACTGGCGTGAGCGACTGGAATCGCACGGGATCTCGGTTGATGGCCCGACCGAACGGTTCGGCGAGACCGTCATCGAATTCGACGATCCGGACGGCATCACGCTCGCGCTCGTCGCCACGGGCGATGCACCGGACGGACAGCCATGGGTTGATAGCCCGGTCCCCACGGAGCACCAGTTGCGCGGCTTTCACAGCGTCACCCTCGCGGTTAGCGAGATCGATCCAACCGCCACGGTGCTAACCGATGGACTCGGCTACGAATTCGAATTCGAAGAGAACGGTCGTCGCCGCTATCGCTCCGACGCTGGCGGCCCGGGCTCTATCATCGATATCGTCGAGACCGATCACGGGCGGGGACGAATGGGCGTCGGCACGGTCCACCACGTCGCCTACAAGGCCGAGGATACGGACGAACAGGAGCAGTGGCGCGAGCAACTGAGCGAACAGGGGCTTCGCGTCACCGACATCGTCGACCGGGTGTACTTCAAATCGATCTACTTCCGCGAACCGGGCGGCGTCCTGTTCGAGATCGCCACGATGGAACCCGGCTTCACTGCCGATCAGAGCCAGGACGAACTCGGCAGGGACCTCGCGCTACCGGAATGGTTAGAGGACGAACGCGACGAAATCGAGTCTCGCCTCCCGTCGTTCGAGAGTCCGTCGGTCGACCCCGATACCAACCGATAG
- a CDS encoding sulfite exporter TauE/SafE family protein, translating into MVGFSMEVLVFVGSIVFFAGTVTGITGFGYALIGTVGSAAVLGPQQAVVLMIIPVFVSNVPLVRELDHDRLRTCGRRFASFIVAAAIGTVVGMAILQWIPTTILTVALGVFTLGYVAFTQDTVPVPGKRHVTSNYFERHPNAQLGIGFGSGLIFGASNVGVSMVAYLDSLDLQRSIFVGVLALIFLGISSIRVGAAWAFDLYGTGALVWLSVGAALVGLVGVESGRRVRHLLPDRYIDEFVLVLLAIIGIRLISTSVGV; encoded by the coding sequence ATGGTTGGCTTTTCGATGGAAGTCCTCGTTTTCGTCGGGAGCATCGTGTTCTTCGCCGGAACCGTGACTGGCATCACTGGATTCGGCTATGCACTCATCGGAACCGTCGGGTCGGCGGCCGTTCTCGGTCCACAGCAGGCCGTCGTCCTCATGATCATCCCGGTGTTTGTTTCGAACGTCCCGCTCGTACGTGAGCTCGACCATGACCGATTACGGACCTGCGGGCGTCGGTTTGCGTCGTTCATCGTGGCGGCCGCTATTGGAACCGTCGTCGGAATGGCGATACTCCAGTGGATTCCGACGACGATACTGACGGTCGCACTCGGTGTGTTTACGTTGGGGTACGTCGCGTTCACGCAGGATACGGTTCCAGTCCCCGGTAAGAGACACGTCACGTCGAACTACTTCGAACGACACCCGAACGCCCAACTCGGGATCGGCTTCGGAAGCGGGCTGATCTTCGGAGCGAGTAACGTCGGCGTCTCGATGGTCGCTTATCTCGATAGCCTCGATCTCCAGCGGTCGATCTTCGTGGGAGTTCTCGCGCTGATCTTCCTCGGTATTTCGTCGATCCGCGTCGGCGCGGCATGGGCATTCGATCTCTACGGCACAGGAGCGCTCGTGTGGCTTTCGGTTGGAGCGGCACTCGTCGGACTGGTCGGTGTGGAGAGCGGACGACGGGTTCGCCATCTGCTGCCGGATCGATACATCGACGAATTCGTGTTGGTCTTGCTGGCCATTATCGGGATTCGGCTCATCTCTACCAGTGTCGGGGTCTGA